Below is a window of Deltaproteobacteria bacterium HGW-Deltaproteobacteria-2 DNA.
TCGGTCAAGAAAAATTCTTTGATATACAATATTGTTTATTCCAGTTTAACTATAAGAAATTACGTTTTTTTTGTCAATGACAAAAAGCTCTGAGCAATAAAGTATATCTTTGGCGTTTTGTTTTGACGTAAGGTTTTTAAGCAAAAAAAGAATGGCTCAGGCAGCCATTCTTTTTTTTTAATGATTGGATGATTAATTACCGTTAGTTTTGTAACTATTTATTATATTTATTCTTTAAACATATTCGTTACGTATTCAATATCAGTCTTGGCCTTTGCCACGATTCCTTCGATAAGGTCTTTACACGTGGGGATATCCTTTACCAACCCCACCGATTGTCCCATCATCATGGGCGCGGTATCGACCTTGCCGTATTCCCATGCTTCTTTTATTTTCTCTCCGGCAATTAGCGGAATAAGTTTTTCCAAACCGCCGCCCTTTTCCTCCACAGCCAAAACTTCTTCAACAAGCTTATTTTTTATAGCCCTGCCCTGCAAACCAATCGTTTTGCAGATAAGAGCCGTTTCATATTCCTGCCGCCGGACTAGTTCCCGCTTGATGTTATCGTGCACTTCACATTCCTGCGTGGCAACAAAGCGGGTCGCCATCATAACTCCCTGAGCCCCAAGAGCAAGTGCCGCGGCCAAAGTACGACCATCAGCAATACCCCCTACAGTGACAACAGGAATTTTCACTGTTTCGGCAATACGCGGTGTCAGTATCATTGTTGTGACATCGTCATTTAACGGATGACCGCCTTCTTCGATCCCTGCGGCATAAATTCCGTCGTAACCAACTTTCTCGGCGTGCACGGCATGACGCACTGCTCCCACCTTATGGAAAAGCTTGATTCCCGCCTTTTTCATGACGTCTACGTATTCTCTCCCCACTACTTTGTCCAGCGGTGTGCCGGATATTTCCAGCCCGGCAACCCTTTCCTCAACACAAACACGCAGGAACATTTTGTGATGCTCGGGTGTGATATGAACCGATGGCAGAATTGTTACATTTACCATAAATGGTTTGTCCGTAAGCTTCCTTGTCAATTTAATGGCATCACGGAATTCTTCCTCAGTTGAATAGTTCCCGGCAGTCAGGTTTCCCATGCCACCGGCATTAGATATGGCGGCACAAAGCTTTGGTTTGCAAAGCCACATCATCGCACCGCATATAATGGGATATTTAATTCCGAACATTTCGGTAATGGCTGTTTTCATTTTTCCACCTGATAAATTTTTTAATAATTGTTTGTTATTATATCAATCAGCAACAACCAGAACATCGATATTCGTCGATGGCGGCATATGATCATCGTCTAATACTTTTACAATATCGCTATACAGTCTTTCTTTTATTTTGCCGAGAATTCCCCGCTTTTTCTGAAGTGTCCTGGCATAAGCTATGGCCTGCGCCATTAGATCTTCCTGGCTGGCGCACGCTTTTACAATAATATTGAGCTTTTCCAATTCCGGCGCGGTGTAACGATTTCCTGTAAATTCCATTTGTGATAATATATGCAAAGGAATGGCTTTCTTCATAAAAGCGTTCATGCCCCATCTGAATGGAATGCCTATATTTACTTCCGGAAAGCAAAAGAATCCGCGGTCCGACCGCATGAAGCGAAAATCACAGGCACAGGATAATATCGAACCATTGCCGAAGGCATGGCCGTTAATCGCCGCAATTACCGGTACAGGATAAAGAACAAGCGTTTTAAAAACAATGTCCATCTCATTGATAAAATCTCTAACTGGTTGATGGTCATTTTTCTGCATTTTTTCCATAATCCAGTTAACATCTACTCCCTGAGAGAAATTCTTCTCGTCATTAGACGTAATAATCAATGCCGTTATTGATTTATCAGCAATTATCTCATCCAGCATAGCTTTTAGGGTTTGGGCAAATTCAAGATTTTGCCTGTTTTCACCATTGCTCATAGTAATAATTGCTACAGTTTCATCTTTAATCCATGTCATGATAGCCATATAGTTTTCTTCCTTTCACTTTTAACAATGTATTTATCAACGATCCTTCCTTATAAAGAATAACTAAAGAAGATGTCAAGCTAGTGTATGCATTACATTCACAATGTAATTTTAAAGATACGCAAAATCATGCCATCAGGATCCTGATATGAGCTGGAACAGGCGGATGTGATTATACATTTCACAGCAAATAAGCCTTTTATCGCGGGCACACTACTACACATTGTCCTGTAAGGAAACCTTACGACATTATGGCACCGGAAACCTGTTCCGCACACTATCCTTGACTCCATCGAACCACTGGCAACAAGCAACCTAAAATCCACCACAACAATTTTATCAGTTGCCAAATTCTCGCCGTTCAATATCAGAGCTGAGGCTATAAGCAAACTAGAACTTGCCCGACACTAGGACACATAAAAATTGTTTCTGTCGTTTCTCCGCGTCGCTAGCTTAAATTTTCAAGAAAAATTGGTAGAAAATTCCAGCAACAATAACGACCATCAGTACCGCCAATAACACAAAATTGAATTTGCGTTTTTCTTTCATTACCGCCATAGTTTCCCCCCCTGAATTGTTATTTATCTGATATAATACTGTCCCGTTGAGTGCGGAGTATAAAAAGTCCATCTTTGTATGTCAAGGAAATAATAGCGACTAATATTTATGGTATACTATTAAAAATACTGGTTATTTATTATTAATTGATGCTGAACAACTTGGAAATACAATTGCGATACTGAAAATCTTGATCATTCAAATATTGAAGGAGGCACAAAGCAATGACGTTAAAAACAGCCAACCAATATGAAGAAAGTCTGCGTAAAATGAATCTAAAAGTATATCTGCTGGGTGAATTGGTGAAAAATCCGGTGGATCATCCGATAATCAGACCATCTATGAATTCCGTAAAAATGACCTACGCTTTAGCTCAGGATCCCCAGCACGAAGATCTGATGACGGCGAAATCTCATCTAACAGGAAAAAAGATAAACCGTTTTTGTCATCTGCACCAAAGCACTGAAGACCTGATCAAAAAAGTAAAAATGCAACGATTACTGGGACAAAAAACAGCTTCCTGCTTTCAAAGGTGCGTCGGAATGGACGCAATCAATGCCGTGGACAGCGTAACTTTTGAAATGGATAAGAAACTAGGCACTCATTATCATGAGCGATTTATCAAATTTCTGAAAATGATGCAGGAAAATGATTTTACTGTGGATGGCGCCATGACCGACCCCAAAGGAGACCGCGGCCTGCCACCGAGCAAACAGGCGGACCCGGACCTTTACACGCGTGTTGTGGAAAAAAGAAAAGACGGCATTGTTGTGCGGGGCGCCAAAGCGCATCAGACGGGAGCCATTAATTCGCACTGGATTTTAGTTATGCCGACTGTCGCCATGACCAAAGATGACGCTGATTACGCCATTTCTTTCGCCGCGCCTGCCGACGCGGAAGGCATTTCTTACATTTACGGCAGGCAGTCCTGCGACACGCGAAAACTCGAAGGCGGAGAAATAGACGTAGGCAACTATCAGTTCGGTGGTCACGAAGCACTCATGGTTTTCGATAATCTGTTTGTCCCCTGGGAAAATGTGTTTATGTGTGGAGAATATGATTTTAGCGGCGCATTAGTCGAACGCTTTGCCGGTTATCACCGTCAGAGCTATGGTGGCTGCAAAGTAGGCGTGGGTGACGTGCTCATCGGTGCCGCGGCGCTGGCCGCTGAATACAACGGCGCGTCCAAAGCCTCTCACATCAAAGATAAATTGATTGAGATGATACACCTGAACGAAACGCTTTTCTCCTGCGGTATTGCCTGTTCCGCGCAAGGACACAAAACAGCTTCCGGCACTTACCTGATTGATTTGCTGCTGGCCAACGTCTGCAAACAAAACGTAACCAGATTTCCCTATGAGATTGCAAGGCTAGCGGAAGATATCGCCGGCGGATTAATGGTCACGATGGCTTCGGAAAAAGATTTGCGTCATCCGGAAATCGGTAAAATAGTCGAAAAATATTTTAAAGGAATCGCTTCGGTATCCACTGAGAACCGTTGCCGTATTCTAAGACTGGTGGAAAATATCACCCTGGGCACAGCCGCAGTCGGTTACCGCACAGAATCCATGCATGGCGCCGGTTCACCTCAGGCACAGCGTATAATGATTTCCCGTCAGGGGAATCTCGAATATAAAAAGAAGCTGGCTAAAGAAATCGCCGGAATAAAAGAATAATTCATGTGACGTGGTATATTAACATGGTTATATCGATTTGCAGTCAAAAGTATACCGCGGCGGCAAGGAAGAGGCGACGTATGCGTATTATTTATACGTTGAGGAGCCGGTGACGCAGCCAACAAAGGTAGACGAATGAATGCAAATTGATATCGGTATAAAATATTGCGGCGGGTGCAATCCCATTATAGACAGAGCAAAACTGGTGCGGGAGATAGAAAAGCTGCTGCCACCGGAATACAGTTTTTCAAAAGATCAATCCTCCAATAATTGGGACTTAGGTATTCTTGTCTGCGGTTGCCTGACCGCATGCACGGATAAACCAGAATTTAAAAATCTCGCCCGGAAATGGATTACCATCGCCGGGAATTCCGTTAATATGGATAGCGCACCGGAAGAAAAACTAGCTGCTATTGTCGCCAGTAAAATAAAAATAAATAATTTTATGTCCTAATGGGCATAAATTACCATTGACGAACCACCAATATACGATACACCCAAATGCGATGAATTTAAGCCAGTATTGGCCGGTGCCTGAATACTGCCTCCATGAGAACTTAAAATAATTTTGTTTAAGAAAAAAGGGGTTCTTCCCCAAAAAGTCAATTTTTTTGGGGCTAGATCATTAATTGGAGAGCTTGTTGTTCGAACACCCCAGTAGTTTGTGCCTATTGATGTTGAACCAAGGATGAAACTACTGAAGTCAATTGAAATACCGGTCTCACCTGATATGGTGCCCAACTCGCTATCAGACATAGCGGTTTTAGCAAACGATGCAAGGGGAATCATTAAAAATATTGCAATAAGTACTGAGATTAAAGTTTTCTTCATATTGTCTCCTTCAGTTTTATACACCATTTAAATTTACTAAGAATGAAAGCATGTAAAGGCTTCTTATAAATAGTAAAAACTTATACGGAGAAAAATAATCAATCCCTCGAAAGAGGGATTTTTGTTTATTATGTATTGAAAGAAAACTTATTTGCCAAGGTTGACGATCTGTTTCTTTCAGGAAAGATAATTTACAGGTGATCTTAAAACCCGTTTTCAAGATAATTTCGTTCTACAACCTTGTAATTATATAATCCTCTTAATTATTTTTCAATTTATCACCATTTTTATCAGCCATTCTAGCCATGTTTTACCTTGTAATATTATTTTATTTCATAGTCTGACTATGAAATAAAATAATTATTGACAGTGTGACTATGATAATGTATCTTATAACTATCTAGATGGAGGATATTATAATGACGGATAAGCACCGACCGAAGACCAGAAAAGACCGCATAATGGATGCCGCTCTGCGCATATTTGCCGAGAAAGGTTTTCAGAACGCGACGATAACTGAAATAAGCAAAGAGGCAGGAGTTTCTGAAGCCACAATCTATGAATATTTCGGCACGAAAGAAGATCTTCTTTTTGCCATTCCCGAAAAAATATCCAATGACACTTTCGAAGCATCATCAAAAGTCATCCCCTACATAAAAGGAATTGAAGGAAAGATAAGAGCTATTATGCTTTTCTATATTGAATTATATCAATCCAATCCCGATTATTCCGCTTTAGTGTTGCTTCAGCTTATGTCCAACAAACGATTCCGGCAGACACCGGCCCATGCGGCGATACGCCGTTCGTCACATGGTCTCCTGGACTGTATCAGAGCAGGAATCACAGACGGCACCTTTAAAAAAGACGCCAATCCTTATTTAATACGTTCCATGCTGATGGGAACCGTAGAACACTTATTCATTCACTGGCACATGCAGGGCAGGCCTAAGGGAAAAACGAGCATTGTCGATATGCTCGATCCTTTTATCGAAATTGTTTTTGACGGCATCAGAGCTAAAAAAGAAATTCCCGGCACAACTCTGTATCTGAAACTGGAGGATGTCAACGCGCTGGGGAAACTCATTCAAAAGAAAGAAGGAGGAACTTCCTCAAAGGATAAGAACAAATAACCATTATTCAAAAGAGGTACCGCTATGAGAACAAAAGAAGATTACATTAACGGTTTGAAAAAAATGAAACGCAACATTTATTATGACGGCCAATTGATCGACCGGACGGACGAGCTACAAATGGATTGTCTTAATACTATCGGCGTCACATACGATGAAGCGGCCAAGCCTGAAAATCAGGAACTTTGCACGGCAATTTCTCACCTGACTGGCGAACGCATTAATCGTTTCAATCACATCCATCAAAGTACAAAGGATCTGCATAACAAACAGGATATGACCAGAATGCTGTGTCAGAAAGTAGGCGGCTGTATCCAACGTTGCATGGGGATAGACGCTACTAATGCCATTTATAATGTCTCTTATGAAGCAGACAAGGCCAATAAAGGGGCTACTCAATACCATGAAAATTTCAAGAAATGGCTGACCCGCTTCCAGAAAGAAGACCTTGTCGGATGCTGTGCCCAGACGGATACCAAGGGTGACCGGATGCTGCGCCCCGCAGAGCAACCCAACCAATCGGCATATTTACGAATTAAAGAAAGGCGTAAGGATGGTATAATAGTTGAAGGCTGTAAATTACATATTTCGGAAGCTTCCGTAGCCGATGAGGTTCTGGTACTGCCTACCAGAGCACTACGGCCTGAAGATAAAGACTACGCGGTGGCCTTCGCTGTTCCGGGAGACTGGGATGGAATGAAGCAGGTCGTGACAATACATAACTACCGGCCTCGGGAACATTACAAACGCGGTTTCGTACCAGGCTATACAGATTCCTATCTGATTTTCGATAATTGTTTTGTGCCCTGGGAAAGAGTCTTCCTCGCTGGTGAAAATCTGATGGGTGGGGCATGTGCGCTTCTCTTCGCTCTATTCCACCGTCATTCTTACTCTGGCTGCAAACCGGCCATAGGCGATGTTATCCTGGGAGCGGCAGCTCTTGCCGCCGAGGTCAATAATATTCATAAAGAGTCCCATGTCCGGGAAAAGCTGGCGGAGATCATTATGACCATAGAACTGGGTTATGCCGCAGGTTACACGGCATCCGATCTGGGCAAACCTGAGTTGTACATTCCGGGAATGGGTTTTGTTCCATTCGGCCCCGGCTCCTATATTCCTCATTCAATTTACTGCAATGTCGGCCGCTGTCTCTCGGGCGAGGCAGTATATCGCGAAGCAGAAATAATTTGTGATATCGCGGGCGGTGTTGTCGCTACTTTCCCCCACGAAAAAGATTTCAGAAATCCGGAGACAGGAGAGCTTTTACTCAAATATACAAAGCGTAACCCCAAGATGTCGGCGGAAGACCAGGCCAACTTCTGGAGATTTCTGGGAGACGGACTCTGCTCGGCAACCGGAGGTATTACAAACGTCGGCAATTATCATGGAGGCGGCTCACCGGTTATGGAACAAATAGCAATTACCACACAATACGATATCGAATCCCGTAAAAAACTTGTAAAATACTTAGCCGGCATGAGCGGCGGAGACCGTGAAGTTTTCTGTAAAAAATGAACCTCAGAAAGCAAAATTTTCTGGCAAATATTATAATTAAATATTAGCATGAAATTAATATACATTTAAAAATTTGTTTTAAATGTCATTTCGAGAAGTTCCGACGTTTTGGAACGACGAGAAATCTTGATCTTTGTTAAATTAAGATTCCTCATCCCGATAAATCGGGATTTCGGAATGACACATTTTACATTACTCAAAACTCCAAAATTTCTAAGGAGAATAAAATTATGTTCGATATAGCCCAATTCTCATTAAAAGGAAAAGTGGCGGTAATTACCGGGGGCGGCCGCGGCATAGGTCAGGCGATAGCATTTGCTTTCGCGAAGGCCGGAGCCAAAGTGGTCGTTACCAGCCGCAAGGCGCAGGATCTGGAAGCAACGGCGGACGAAATCAAAGCTTTCGGCGGCGAGGCTTTTGCGCTCCCGGCTCATCTAGGTAAAACAGAAGAAATTAAAAAAATGATTGATGCCGTAATGGCACAGTACGGCAGGATTGATATTCTGGTCAACAATGCCGGCGCCAGTCCCGCCATGGGTTCCGTCCTCGAATGTGACGACCGCCTCTGGGATAAACTGATGGACATCAATTTGAAAGGCGCTTATTTCATCAGTCAGGCCGCAGCCAATATCATGGTCAAGCAGGGCGGTGGCAAGATAATTAATGTCGCTTCCGTGGATGGCCATAATCCTGAGCCGGGATTGAGTATCTATTCTATTTCCAAAGCCGGCATAAGAATGCTGACAAAAGCATTTGCCAGCGAACTTTTACGTTACAACATTCAGGTAAATACTATATCTCCCGGACCAATCAGCACCAAGATGATGAATTCCCACTGGGGACATCTGCCACCGGAAGAAGCTCAAAAAGTAAAGGAAGCTGTGGAGAAAGCACTGCCTTCCGGCCGTCTCGGCAATCCCGATGAAATCGCCGGTGCTGCTCTTTTTCTGGCATCGGATGCTTCCAGTTATACAACTGGATCCGAAATTTTGATTGATGGCGGTTTATTACTGGGCATTCATTAATCCGGCTAAGAAAAGAAATAACTTTTATAGTGTAGTTTTTTTATGGCAGAAAAACCGATTACTGAAAACAATAACTGTTTTATTCCCGAAGCTAATCCACGTGATGAAGAAATCGCTCTACTACTCAAAAACGCCCGAACGATCGCCATTGTTGGACTTTCCGATAGGCCAACCCGCGACAGCCATAGCGTTGCCCTGTATCTGATGGAAAAAGGATATCGGATCATTCCCGTAAATCCATCCTGCGCGGAGATACTGGGACAGAAATCGTATCCCGACCTTCTGTCAATAAAAGACAAAATCGACATTGTTGACATCTTCCGCAAGACTGAATTCATTCCGGAAATTATAGAAGAGGCGATACAAATCAAAGCGGGTGCCGTATGGATGCAACTCGGCCTTTTCCACGACCAGGCGGCACTAAAAGCACGGAAGGCAGGTTTGATGGTCATCCAGGCAAAATGCATTAAAATTGATCACGCAATGCTGTTAGGATAAAATGAGATACCGTTTTTAAACTGTACGCAGGTATTAAATCATACTAGAGGAAAAAAGAAGGAACGCACTATGAGCCTAAAGGATAAATATGCGATCGTTGGCGTGGGCTATACCCCGCAGGGCAAGATTCCGGGGAGAACCTCTTTGAGCTTCCACCTGGAGGCATGCGTAAACGCAATCGAAGATGCCGGCTTGAAAAAGAACGATATTGACGGATTGATATGTTACCGGCATTTCCCCGCGTCATCGGATGAAAATGATCTTACTCCCTTCGTGGTAGCCCAGCATCTGGGAATAGAGCCGAAATATCTTTACCAGGATGCAAACTGCTCGCGAAGTCATTTACAGAACGCTCTAAGCGCACTGGCGTCAGGCCTGTGCAATTACGTGATAATATCATTCGGCCACAATGCCCGATCCAGCGACTCGATGCTGACGATGCTCAACGAATTTACCGGAGATGATGCAGCGTTTGGCCATTTCGGAGCAACAGGCGGGTACGCCCTGGCGGCCCAAAGAGCAATGCATGAATATAAGACGGGCCCTGAGACATGGAAGCATATCGCCGTTGGTCAAAGGAAATGGGCGTGCCTGAACCCGGAGGCTATAATGTATGGCAAACCGCTTACCTTTGAAGATTACTTAAACTACAAGTGGTTCGTGGAACCGTTTCGCCTGCCGGATAACTGTCTCCTCAACGACGGAGGCAGAGCCATTGTATTGACTTCCCTCGAACGCGCCCGCGATCTCAAACACCCTCCCGCGGTCATCATGGGACTTGGCGGACACCATCCTTCGACGGACATCAAGTATTCCACATCAATGACCGGTCCAACCGGAGCAAAGAAAGCATCCGAGGACGCCTTCAAAATGGCTGGCATTACAATCAACGATGTGGATGCGTGTGAGATATACGACTGCTTCACCTACACGGTGGAGATCACGTTACAGGACTACGGCTTCTTCGCCCCGGGCGAAGGCGAGGACTGGTTTAAGGGCGGCACTATCGAGACCGGTGGCAGAATGCCGGTGAACACTTCGGGCGGACTCCTGTCCGAAGCATACTACATGGGCCTTACACCCTTGAGCGAAGCGGCAATGCAGATTATGGGCAGATGCGGGCAACGCCAGCTCGGCCCGCAGACGAAGACCAAGAGCCCGGAAATTATCTTATGCAGCGACAACGGCGGGATACTGCAATCACACTCGTGCTGCATTCTCAGGAGGTTATAATCATGGCATACAACAAACCCCTGCCTAAATTAAATCCCGATGTAAAGCCATTCTGGGACGGATGCAAAAACCATGAGCTCAGATTTCAGAAGTGTCAAACATGCGGCCATGTACTATGGCCACCCTCCATCATATGCCCGAAATGTTATAAGAGGGAAATCCAATGGATCATTGCCGGCGGTCATGGAACCATTTATACGTATGCCGTATATCACATCGCGTATCACGTCGGGTTTGCGAACGATCTCCCATATGTGGTTGCCATTGTGGAACTGGACGAAGGACCACACCTCCTGACGAACATCATCGATTGCAATCCTCAGGACATCAAATGCGGCATGGATGTGACAATTGCCTGGGATGACATAACACCGGAAGTAACTCTGCCTAAATTCAGACTTGGCCGATGAAATCACATGCGCTGCGGGGTACTATTTTGTCCGGTTAAAACCAATTGTCTGGCGAAGAAACTATGTCGCAATAATAAATATAACAATTTAATGTCCTCCGCTGGCGGAGGTGTCCCGATGAATCATCGGGACGGAGGTGGATAATATTCACGTAATGCGTAACTGGCCAAATTACGTATGTTTCAAAAACTTCCACCCCCTGCCCCCGCCAGCGGGGGACATTACTTATTACGCACAATCAATACATACAATTGCGACACAGTCTCTGCACCAGAATGACATAATTACTGGTTTTATACAATTTAGCAAAGCTTGTAAAAAATACTTGACGAATGCCCGTTTTTTCAGGAAATAATACTCCGCAAAAATTTACGCTCATTATTCCAACAGGATTTATAAGGAGAAAATCGACATGATCAATAGCACTGATGCGGTTTTTGTTATAGTGGACATTCAGGGCAGCCTGGCCCAGGTTATGTGCGACAAGGAAAATCTTTTTGCCAATACCGTTAAACTTATCAAGGGATTTAAAATTCTGAACCTGCCGGTTATCGTCACCGAACAAATCCCGCAGAAATTAGGGAAAACTTTACCTCAGATAGCCGCGGAACTTGAGGGCGTTAACCCGATAGCCAAAGAATCTTTCAGTTGCTGGGATGAAAATAATTTTAAAAATAATCTGGAAGTATTAAAACGACGGCATGTAATCCTGATTGGAATTGAATGCCACGTGTGTGTCTATCAAACCGCTCTTGATTTAATTTCCAACGGCTATACCGTTCATCTGGTTGCCGACGCGGTTTCCTCGCGCACACCGGAAAACCGTCAAATCGGAATAGACGCGATGAAAAACGCCGGAGCAAAAATAACATCAACAGAAATGGTTTTGTTTGAACTCCTGCGCACCGCTGCCGATCCGCGAGCCAAAGAGTTTTTCAAAATTGTAAAGTAAAAAAGTGGCGGTTATTGACTGGAGTTGCTTTTTACACGCAATTATTTTGATTTATTGTACTTATATATTTCTGAAATCAGCTCGCTTCGGTCAAAATATACTTCGTTGCGTTTTATTTTTCTTTGACTGTTGAACTGTACAAAGCAAACTCCTATACATTCGATTACTTTTTGACCGACAGGTATTTTTGCTAACCATTTATTTAGAAACCCGCCCTCCATGGGAATCGGTTCAATCTGAGTCCACACCCAATCAGGATTTTGAGAAAGTAATTTTTTGAAATACGAAAGGAGCTCTGTTTTTCCGTTAACACCGGATGGGATTGCCGGGTCAAGATAAAAGCAATCATCAGAATAAAATTCTGCCAATTTTTCAGGATTATTCCCCGTCCACGCGGGTAACCACTTTGAAGCGAATTCTTTAGCTTCTTCTTTGCTCATTATCATTACTTCACCTCCGTATTTAAAACATCTAACGCCAAAGCTTGGCAGATTCCCGTCGAATAATTTATCAGGTCATTTATGCCAGTGAACAATTACCAATAGTGAATTGCCAGCCAAATTGTAATATTTTCCGGGTCTGTCCAGGCAACTTTGTGTCTGGTGTGCGCAGAAATATTTAGATAATCACCTTTTTTAAGATTAACTTCGTTACCATTTTCGAAAAGAATTGACCCGGAGCCTTCCAAAACAATCACCCACTCGTTTTCCTTTTGATCATACCAACCCGTCTCCGGCGAAGTATGGCCCTTAGAAAAAATTCTTTCGATTTTTATATTTTTATGGCGAAGCAATTCTTCGAAAGACTCATGCTCTAATTTATCCGGCAATGAAGAAAATATATTTCCCATAGGTTGATGATCCTGTTTCTTCTGAGAATTATTTATATCAAACTTTTGATAGCATTAGATGCTTCCGTTGTGGCAAGTTCGATCAACCCAGCGCATTTGTCAGAAGATGATATATGCTTTTGAAAATCAGTCCAGCCGGGAAATTTCTTATCCGTAATGAAACTACATTCTATCGCCCCTGCTTTTTCTACAAATTTTTGAACGATTTTTTTACCTACACAAAATGGTTCGGGGAAACCAAAAGGTTTATCTATGAGCAGATTAACATGACCAACAACAAATGCTTTGATTGTTTTAAAATAATTTGAATCACGAATATTCATACCCAATACAAGATTTAGGCCTGCAATTGCTCCGACAAGAGCACCACAAACGCCTCCTTTATATCCCAAACCACCATCAAAAATAAAAGACAGCCGCTCCAGAAGAGGATCACCTATACCGGTGCGATTTTTTATCCCCTTCAAGACAGCCTG
It encodes the following:
- a CDS encoding 4-hydroxybutyryl-CoA dehydratase → MTLKTANQYEESLRKMNLKVYLLGELVKNPVDHPIIRPSMNSVKMTYALAQDPQHEDLMTAKSHLTGKKINRFCHLHQSTEDLIKKVKMQRLLGQKTASCFQRCVGMDAINAVDSVTFEMDKKLGTHYHERFIKFLKMMQENDFTVDGAMTDPKGDRGLPPSKQADPDLYTRVVEKRKDGIVVRGAKAHQTGAINSHWILVMPTVAMTKDDADYAISFAAPADAEGISYIYGRQSCDTRKLEGGEIDVGNYQFGGHEALMVFDNLFVPWENVFMCGEYDFSGALVERFAGYHRQSYGGCKVGVGDVLIGAAALAAEYNGASKASHIKDKLIEMIHLNETLFSCGIACSAQGHKTASGTYLIDLLLANVCKQNVTRFPYEIARLAEDIAGGLMVTMASEKDLRHPEIGKIVEKYFKGIASVSTENRCRILRLVENITLGTAAVGYRTESMHGAGSPQAQRIMISRQGNLEYKKKLAKEIAGIKE
- a CDS encoding CoA-binding protein; translation: MAEKPITENNNCFIPEANPRDEEIALLLKNARTIAIVGLSDRPTRDSHSVALYLMEKGYRIIPVNPSCAEILGQKSYPDLLSIKDKIDIVDIFRKTEFIPEIIEEAIQIKAGAVWMQLGLFHDQAALKARKAGLMVIQAKCIKIDHAMLLG
- a CDS encoding short-chain dehydrogenase translates to MFDIAQFSLKGKVAVITGGGRGIGQAIAFAFAKAGAKVVVTSRKAQDLEATADEIKAFGGEAFALPAHLGKTEEIKKMIDAVMAQYGRIDILVNNAGASPAMGSVLECDDRLWDKLMDINLKGAYFISQAAANIMVKQGGGKIINVASVDGHNPEPGLSIYSISKAGIRMLTKAFASELLRYNIQVNTISPGPISTKMMNSHWGHLPPEEAQKVKEAVEKALPSGRLGNPDEIAGAALFLASDASSYTTGSEILIDGGLLLGIH
- a CDS encoding hydrolase, which encodes MINSTDAVFVIVDIQGSLAQVMCDKENLFANTVKLIKGFKILNLPVIVTEQIPQKLGKTLPQIAAELEGVNPIAKESFSCWDENNFKNNLEVLKRRHVILIGIECHVCVYQTALDLISNGYTVHLVADAVSSRTPENRQIGIDAMKNAGAKITSTEMVLFELLRTAADPRAKEFFKIVK
- a CDS encoding aromatic ring hydroxylase — translated: MRTKEDYINGLKKMKRNIYYDGQLIDRTDELQMDCLNTIGVTYDEAAKPENQELCTAISHLTGERINRFNHIHQSTKDLHNKQDMTRMLCQKVGGCIQRCMGIDATNAIYNVSYEADKANKGATQYHENFKKWLTRFQKEDLVGCCAQTDTKGDRMLRPAEQPNQSAYLRIKERRKDGIIVEGCKLHISEASVADEVLVLPTRALRPEDKDYAVAFAVPGDWDGMKQVVTIHNYRPREHYKRGFVPGYTDSYLIFDNCFVPWERVFLAGENLMGGACALLFALFHRHSYSGCKPAIGDVILGAAALAAEVNNIHKESHVREKLAEIIMTIELGYAAGYTASDLGKPELYIPGMGFVPFGPGSYIPHSIYCNVGRCLSGEAVYREAEIICDIAGGVVATFPHEKDFRNPETGELLLKYTKRNPKMSAEDQANFWRFLGDGLCSATGGITNVGNYHGGGSPVMEQIAITTQYDIESRKKLVKYLAGMSGGDREVFCKK
- a CDS encoding enoyl-CoA hydratase/isomerase family protein — encoded protein: MAIMTWIKDETVAIITMSNGENRQNLEFAQTLKAMLDEIIADKSITALIITSNDEKNFSQGVDVNWIMEKMQKNDHQPVRDFINEMDIVFKTLVLYPVPVIAAINGHAFGNGSILSCACDFRFMRSDRGFFCFPEVNIGIPFRWGMNAFMKKAIPLHILSQMEFTGNRYTAPELEKLNIIVKACASQEDLMAQAIAYARTLQKKRGILGKIKERLYSDIVKVLDDDHMPPSTNIDVLVVAD
- a CDS encoding TetR/AcrR family transcriptional regulator, which translates into the protein MEDIIMTDKHRPKTRKDRIMDAALRIFAEKGFQNATITEISKEAGVSEATIYEYFGTKEDLLFAIPEKISNDTFEASSKVIPYIKGIEGKIRAIMLFYIELYQSNPDYSALVLLQLMSNKRFRQTPAHAAIRRSSHGLLDCIRAGITDGTFKKDANPYLIRSMLMGTVEHLFIHWHMQGRPKGKTSIVDMLDPFIEIVFDGIRAKKEIPGTTLYLKLEDVNALGKLIQKKEGGTSSKDKNK
- a CDS encoding nitronate monooxygenase, which gives rise to MKTAITEMFGIKYPIICGAMMWLCKPKLCAAISNAGGMGNLTAGNYSTEEEFRDAIKLTRKLTDKPFMVNVTILPSVHITPEHHKMFLRVCVEERVAGLEISGTPLDKVVGREYVDVMKKAGIKLFHKVGAVRHAVHAEKVGYDGIYAAGIEEGGHPLNDDVTTMILTPRIAETVKIPVVTVGGIADGRTLAAALALGAQGVMMATRFVATQECEVHDNIKRELVRRQEYETALICKTIGLQGRAIKNKLVEEVLAVEEKGGGLEKLIPLIAGEKIKEAWEYGKVDTAPMMMGQSVGLVKDIPTCKDLIEGIVAKAKTDIEYVTNMFKE
- a CDS encoding cupin; this encodes MGNIFSSLPDKLEHESFEELLRHKNIKIERIFSKGHTSPETGWYDQKENEWVIVLEGSGSILFENGNEVNLKKGDYLNISAHTRHKVAWTDPENITIWLAIHYW